From the genome of Vicia villosa cultivar HV-30 ecotype Madison, WI linkage group LG2, Vvil1.0, whole genome shotgun sequence, one region includes:
- the LOC131653166 gene encoding F-box protein At4g00755-like isoform X2, producing MIPEISGVVRSIEVDNLFVVDGNKVGYYTEKRERLNRNHRVYALLAFSLIPMNNCIAQAIYASSTNDHIRQRLANTLEPRDITEHGPSYWSSIGQSDPSATESLLYRLYSKICLVTEIHVQPFQDYLNDGFPIYSAKAIQFKYGWTSDPIEIDSKFIFRDKMAFSRHGICTYDSPVFPMSQENKLQHFKLPEPVLCIGGFLVVRLLGSVQKNGKDNLFYTCISHVKVVGQIISPEFIVRRGGFDDMEAVASNISSIQDGVGVGM from the exons ATGATTCCTGAAATATCTGGTGTTGTTCGTAGCATTGAGGTTGACAACTTGTTTGTAGTTGATGGCAACAAGGTGGGGTACTATACAGAAAAACGAGAGCGTCTAAATAGAAATCATAGAGTCTATGCGCTCCTAGCTTTTTCTCTCATTCCCATGAACAACTGCATCGCACAAGCCATATATGCCTCCAGCACGAATGATCACATAAGACAAAGGCTTGCAAATACATTGGAGCCTAGGGATATTACTGAACATGGCCCGTCATATTGGTCAAGTATAGGGCAAAGCGATCCTTCTGCTACTGAGAGTTTGCTTTATCGGCTGTATTCCAAAATATGTCTTGTCACAGAGATTCATGTCCAACCATTCCAAG ATTATCTTAATGACGGCTTCCCTATATATTCAGCTAAAGCTATCCAATTCAAATATGGTTGGACAAGTGACCCCATTGAAATAGATTCAAAGTTTATTTTCCGTGATAAAATGGCTTTTAGTAGGCATGGCATATGTACATATGATTCGCCTGTATTTCCAATGTCTCAG GAAAACAAGTTACAGCATTTCAAGCTACCTGAACCTGTTTTGTGCATTGGAGGTTTTCTGGTAGTGAGGCTGTTAGGAAGTGTTCAAAAAAATGGAAAGGATAATTTATTCTACACATG CATCTCCCATGTTAAAGTTGTTGGACAAATAATTTCTCCAGAATTTATTGTGAGGAGAGGAGGATTCGACGACATGGAAGCTGTAGCTTCAAATATTTCCAGCATACAAGATGGTGTGGGTGTGGGTATGTGA
- the LOC131653166 gene encoding F-box protein At4g00755-like isoform X1: MSKVKTNLDLIQWLGHDMSINVFSYLDNPRDLVCASAVSSSWNDFVIENGLCKQLCLKMIPEISGVVRSIEVDNLFVVDGNKVGYYTEKRERLNRNHRVYALLAFSLIPMNNCIAQAIYASSTNDHIRQRLANTLEPRDITEHGPSYWSSIGQSDPSATESLLYRLYSKICLVTEIHVQPFQDYLNDGFPIYSAKAIQFKYGWTSDPIEIDSKFIFRDKMAFSRHGICTYDSPVFPMSQENKLQHFKLPEPVLCIGGFLVVRLLGSVQKNGKDNLFYTCISHVKVVGQIISPEFIVRRGGFDDMEAVASNISSIQDGVGVGM, from the exons ATGTCGAAAGTGAAAACCAATTTGGATTTAATCCAATGGCTCGGACATGACATGTCAATTAACGTTTTCTCCTATTTGGATAATCCTCGTGATCTTGTTTGTGCATCTGCTGTTTCTAGTTCCTGGAATGATTTCG TTATTGAAAATGGCCTCTGCAAGCAACTTTGCTTGAAAATGATTCCTGAAATATCTGGTGTTGTTCGTAGCATTGAGGTTGACAACTTGTTTGTAGTTGATGGCAACAAGGTGGGGTACTATACAGAAAAACGAGAGCGTCTAAATAGAAATCATAGAGTCTATGCGCTCCTAGCTTTTTCTCTCATTCCCATGAACAACTGCATCGCACAAGCCATATATGCCTCCAGCACGAATGATCACATAAGACAAAGGCTTGCAAATACATTGGAGCCTAGGGATATTACTGAACATGGCCCGTCATATTGGTCAAGTATAGGGCAAAGCGATCCTTCTGCTACTGAGAGTTTGCTTTATCGGCTGTATTCCAAAATATGTCTTGTCACAGAGATTCATGTCCAACCATTCCAAG ATTATCTTAATGACGGCTTCCCTATATATTCAGCTAAAGCTATCCAATTCAAATATGGTTGGACAAGTGACCCCATTGAAATAGATTCAAAGTTTATTTTCCGTGATAAAATGGCTTTTAGTAGGCATGGCATATGTACATATGATTCGCCTGTATTTCCAATGTCTCAG GAAAACAAGTTACAGCATTTCAAGCTACCTGAACCTGTTTTGTGCATTGGAGGTTTTCTGGTAGTGAGGCTGTTAGGAAGTGTTCAAAAAAATGGAAAGGATAATTTATTCTACACATG CATCTCCCATGTTAAAGTTGTTGGACAAATAATTTCTCCAGAATTTATTGTGAGGAGAGGAGGATTCGACGACATGGAAGCTGTAGCTTCAAATATTTCCAGCATACAAGATGGTGTGGGTGTGGGTATGTGA